CGTCCGGAAACCGTGATAGAACTGGCGAAAGATCAGAAGTATGACAAACTCCCGACGAAGGATCCGGGTGAGCTTGCCGAATGGTTTCGCCGCGGTGCAAATAGGGGGAGCCTGCCGTTGTATCTTGAGGGGTTCACTCACACGTGCGGCGTTATGCAGACTTCGGAGGCGCTTGAGCGCGCTGCTTACGAGATGATGGAGGACATGAAGGAAGACGGCGTCGTTTATGTCGAGACAAGATTTGCTCCTGCGTTCCATACGGACAAAGGATTGCACTGGGAAGAAGTGGTCGGCTCGGTGCTTCGCGGTCTTGAGCGCGGGAAGAGAGAATTCCGAGTCGGATATGGATTGATAATCTGTGCAATGAGGAACATGAACCTGACCGAAGAGATGGCACAGCTTGCGGTCGACTTCCGCGACCGCGGCGTCGTCGGGTTCGATCTCGCCGGCGAAGAGGGAGGCTATCCTCCGAAGAAGCATGTCGAAGCGTTTGAATATATTCAGCGGCAAAATTTTAATATTACAATACACGCCGGCGAAGGTTTTGGCAAGGAGTCGATCTGGCAGGCGATCCAATGGTGCGGCGCTCATCGCATCGGACATGCAACGAGGTTGATTGAAGATATAATCATATCCGAGGGGAAAGTTATAAAGCTCGGGACCCTTGCCCAATATGTTCTTGATAAAAGGATCCCGCTTGAGATCTGTCTCAGCTCGAATGTCCATACCGGCGCGGTCAAAAATCTTCAAGAACATCCGTTTGGAATTTATTACGAGAAAAAGTTCAGGGTGACATTGAACACCGACAACCGCCTTATGAGTGCAACGACTTTATCCAAAGAATTCCAAATTGCCGAAGAAGTGTTCCACCTTAGTTTTGCCGAGATGGAAAAGCTCACTATCAATGCGATGAAGAGTGCATTCCAGCCATACGACGAGAGAATAAGATACATCTATGATTGGATAAAACCGGGGTTTCAGAAATTGAGGGAGAAGTACGGACTTTAGTTGTCTCCAATCAAATATGATCCGTTAGCATGAAACTCTATTTCCACGCAGTCGGTCATGGCCACCCGCTCGTCATTCTTCATGGCTTGTTCGGCTCAAGCGACAACTGGTTTACTCTATCAAAATTTTTCGGGGAGAAATATAAAGTCTATGCGGTAGACCAGCGTAATCATGGCCGATCGCCGCACAGCGATGAATTTAGTTATCGTATCATGGCCGACGATATCAACGATCTGCTGATCCATGAAGGCATCCAGTCAGTTTATTTAATGGGGCATTCGATGGGCGGAAAAACCGCAATGCAATTTGCTTTGATGTATACGGATAAGGTGGACAGGCTGATAGTCGTCGACATCGCACCAAAAGCTTATCCGAGAAAACATGACGCGATTTTTGAGGCGCTGTTCTCTTTGGATCTGGACAAATATAAGACGAGATCGGAGCTTGATTCTGCACTTTCCCGGCATATAAGCGATTACGCGGTCCGCCAGCTCTTGTTGAAAAATGTTTTCAGGGATGATGGCGGAAACTTTAAATGGAGAATCGATGTGGCGTCACTTGATAGAAACTACGACAGAATTAATGAGGGTGTAAACGATACACGCCAATTCGAAAAGCCCGCTCTTTTTATCCGGGGGGCGAAATCGTCTTACATTCTTGATAGTGATCTCCCGAAAATTAAATCTCTTTTTCCATCGGCAAAGGTTGTTTCAATAGAGGGCGCAGGCCATTGGGTGCATGCAGAGGCGCCGCGGAAATTTAGTGAAGCGGTGATGGAATTTTTAGATCGGCGTTAACGTTACACATGATGGTCGATTTACCGGTCGACCGATGTTGCTTACCGAGTTTCTGTTCTTGGCCTTGTTGAGGATAAAATGAAATCGTTCAGGTGTGTATCAGTGGAACGTGTAGGTGAAGCCCCGACGCGGTTTTTAGACAAGTTTGAAACTCTTTTTATTAAATCTTAATTTATTTTCCCCGAGGGAATCTCTTCGGGATGAGAAAAACAGGAGGAAAAATGTCAGTCGAGATTGGAAATAAAGCCCCCGACTTTAAGCTTTATGATACCGATAGAAAAGAGAGGAGTCTCTCGGAATTTGCAGGGAAGAAAGTGGTGCTCGCGTTTTATCCGGGCGCCTTTACCGGAGTCTGCACAAAAGAACTATGTAACTTTCGAGATTCGTTGAGCAAATTCAACAACGTAAGCGCGCAGGTGGTTGGGATCAGCGTCGACCCGCCGTTTTCCAACAAGGCATTTGCTGACCAGAACAAATTGAATTTCCCGATCCTGTCGGATTTTAACCGGCAGGTAGTCAAAACTTATGACGCGTACCATGAAAACTTTGCCGGCCTGAACGGCTACACGGCCGCGAAGAGATCGGTGTTCGTTCTCGACAAGAATGGGATTGTAAGATACAAATGGGTTTCAGATAACCCCACTGTCGAGCCAAATTACGACGAAGTTCTTAAGTCGGTGGAATCCATGAAATGAGCGAGATGCATTACGCAACATCTTACAAGATATCATTACGTCAGAACGACAAAAGAGGCATTTTGAAGTCATGACCTGGAAACTAATCTGAGGGAGGAGGATCAAAAAGATGGCTAAAGCTACCAAGACATCGACGAAGAAAACTAGGAGTACCTTGGACCTTGGGAACAAAGCTCCGGATTTCTCTC
The DNA window shown above is from Candidatus Acidiferrales bacterium and carries:
- a CDS encoding peroxiredoxin, which produces MSVEIGNKAPDFKLYDTDRKERSLSEFAGKKVVLAFYPGAFTGVCTKELCNFRDSLSKFNNVSAQVVGISVDPPFSNKAFADQNKLNFPILSDFNRQVVKTYDAYHENFAGLNGYTAAKRSVFVLDKNGIVRYKWVSDNPTVEPNYDEVLKSVESMK
- a CDS encoding alpha/beta fold hydrolase, which translates into the protein MKLYFHAVGHGHPLVILHGLFGSSDNWFTLSKFFGEKYKVYAVDQRNHGRSPHSDEFSYRIMADDINDLLIHEGIQSVYLMGHSMGGKTAMQFALMYTDKVDRLIVVDIAPKAYPRKHDAIFEALFSLDLDKYKTRSELDSALSRHISDYAVRQLLLKNVFRDDGGNFKWRIDVASLDRNYDRINEGVNDTRQFEKPALFIRGAKSSYILDSDLPKIKSLFPSAKVVSIEGAGHWVHAEAPRKFSEAVMEFLDRR
- a CDS encoding adenosine deaminase; the protein is MNPMPNLSKAIHEMPKVMLHDHLDGGLRPETVIELAKDQKYDKLPTKDPGELAEWFRRGANRGSLPLYLEGFTHTCGVMQTSEALERAAYEMMEDMKEDGVVYVETRFAPAFHTDKGLHWEEVVGSVLRGLERGKREFRVGYGLIICAMRNMNLTEEMAQLAVDFRDRGVVGFDLAGEEGGYPPKKHVEAFEYIQRQNFNITIHAGEGFGKESIWQAIQWCGAHRIGHATRLIEDIIISEGKVIKLGTLAQYVLDKRIPLEICLSSNVHTGAVKNLQEHPFGIYYEKKFRVTLNTDNRLMSATTLSKEFQIAEEVFHLSFAEMEKLTINAMKSAFQPYDERIRYIYDWIKPGFQKLREKYGL